TCCCCATCCTGGTGGGAATGAAGTATTTGGTACCGTCATCTAACATAGTACATTTTGGTTATTCCATTTGTTTCCAGAGCGACCCAAAGCTGTTGTGTTCCTGAGCCCCAGCTGGTCTCCAGTATTCAGTGGAGAGAGCGTCACTCTCACCTGCAGCATACAGGGAGAGTCCCCATCAGACTGGAGACACAGCTGGTACAGAGGAGGGCAGCAGGTTCACCCACAGAGAGGCTGGAGTGCCAGCAATGAATACAGACTGCAGTCTGTGCAGGAGGCCCACAGGGGGGTCTACAGCTGCCAAGGAAGCagaagaagagatgagagggtgTCTTCAAAGAGTGATGATCTAACTCTTACTGTTTCAAGTGAGTAttgtatctttgcattgcagaGGGACAAAACATGATCATTCTGGTACTGTGCTCTTCTGTTGTTTAGTCTGCTGTGAAATTATTCTTGTTTCATGTATTTACAGAGGTTCATTTCCCCCCAGAGTGACCAGTTCTGTGGTTTTCTTCCTGTTTCATGCTGCGGTGACTCTGACTCATGCCAGTAAAACATTTTCACTCTACATTTACTCCCACAGCCCGGCCTGCAGCTACACTGACTGTGACTCCACAGAGTCCTGTATTCACTGGAGAGTCAGTCACCCTGAGTTGTGACATAAAGTCTTACAGTGGCTGGACATATAAGTGGTTTAAAGACAAGAGTAACAAAGTTGTGTCTACTGGAAGCACATTTACTCTAAAAGAAGTTAGTGAGTCTCATTGTGGTGAATACTGGTgtcaaggagagaggagagaaagaccaACCTCATCACAAAGTAGCAGCAAAACAACGATTGAAGTCAAAGGTAAAGTATGtttacctttgtgtgtgtgtgtgtgtgtgtgtgtgtgtgtgattgagattGACAGGAACTCTCTTTCATCCTCTTCAGCACCAAAGCCCAAACTCACATTAAGTCCAGGCCACCAGCTCAGCACAGGAGAGTCAGTGACTCTGAGATGTGAGTTGGGTGTTCCCTCTGGTTTGGTGTTCTActggtacagacacacacagacctctgaTCCTGTGGCCCAGACTGATGGAAACTCCTACAATATCAGCTCTGGTAAAGTCTCTGATGGAGGACAGTACTGGTGCAGAGCTGGGAGAGGAGACCCTATACTCATCTATACTCAATATAGTGATGTGGCTGAGATAAAGTTTACAGGTTAGTTTGTTTCATTAGAATATAAAgttattgtgagtgtgtgtctttatagTTCAAGAATGTATATGTATGATTCACTTAATTTAATTATGTTCATACTTGACATATACATATCAAATTGGTATTTTGTATCTTTAAGATTCAATGGTACATTTATATAATTTCCATTCCCATTTTAATTCTGCTTTGTGTCAGTCTCAAATATTGTTATGACTGTTCCATATAGTAGCTATGTTTTCTTTTAGGTGTTGTTGGCTAAAGTATTACCCCTGCCAGGTGTGGTGTGTTTTGCCCATCTCTATGTGTGCAGGATTATCTGGACTCTCATATCAACTGCAAtgatttagtttcactttctctATTGCCTCATAGGACATTCACACCTGTTTTTGCCCTCTAGTGGTCAAACAAgcaaatgcatttatttgaagTCACACCCAAAATAGTGCCGTAGGTACAGTACCCAGAGCTGTGATACCTGTGGAGGTCTGTGTTCAAGACCAGCAGACTTTCATCATTCTTGGTCTATAGAGCAGTGAAGGAAATTCTCAGACTTTGTCATGATCTTTAACACCTGAATTTGGAAAGTGTGATTGCTTTTGGTATTAACAACTAAATTAGTCAATTCTGTGTGCAGATGGAGATGTGATCCTGGAGAGTCCTGTCCATCCTGTGACTGAGGGAGATCCTctgactctgcactgtagaTATCGCCATCAGCCTTCAAACATCAGTGCTGACTTCTATAAAGATGGGACACACCTGCAGACCTCCACCAAAGGAGAGATGACCATCCCTGCAGTCTCAAAGTCACATGAAGGCCTCTATAAGTGCAGGAacccagagagaggagagtcacCAGAGAGCTGGGTCACAGTCAGAGGTTTGAAATATTaatatttatacatttgttatgtAGGGGATGATGTATAGTCCACCGGTCTTCATAAGAAAATTAATCCTGACATGACCAACAGTATCCCAGCATGCAGTGGAAGGCATTCAAATACTGACTAGTGGACTTTTCATTATCTACTCTCTCGAAAGGAGAAAAGAAACTTCATGCAGAATGCCATTAAAAGGGGTGAATCAGAAGCCCAGAACCTGTTACTGAAGTCAGTGGTTATGATATTTCTGAAGATATTATTATATTTAGAAATATTTGACCTACTGTACACATGTTGGCCCATTCACTTCAGTGGTATtttctgcagcattctgaagaaCAAGTGATTGTCACTAACAACCATGTCCTTGTACTGAGTGATCACTGAGTTCAATATTTCAGATGCTGGATCCTCCATGTTGGTGGTAGCAGTGGGTGTGGTGATGGGACTGCTTGTTGCCTTTGCTCTGGTCATTTCACTGGTCCTGCTGCATCGTTCCTTCAAAGTTAAAGGTAAGAGTAAAGGTTTTTTGTTTACAGAACTTATTCCTGTGTTGCATCTgacatatttttttacattcaaGACAGTTTTTAAATACAGAAAAGATAATACCTGGCTTTGTACTGATGTTTGTAAATATTCTCTCCTGAGATTCAGGTTCTGGTACAATGAAGCGAAACCCGTAAGTTTTCTTCACAGTGTTACATTTCCTTTGTTAATGGGACGCTGAGACTTCCTCAGAAATTCCTTAAGATTATTGGATTACCAGTTTTAATAATCTGGTTATTTTCTTAGGGTGGGATTCAACAGTCAGTCACATGATTACAGTGTCAGCACATTTCAGATTCCTGTGCCCTTTTAGAGACCAGAAACATCAGACCACTGAACACAATTCAGATCCAGACCAGAGGACCAATCAGATTTCAGATCAAGACCAGAGGACCAATCAGAGTTCAAAACAAGATCAGAGTCAGTCTGCAGGAAGACAGGGTGCTCAGTCAGAGTATATGCCTCTGCAAAAAAGTAAGACTGACTTCTATGATGTTATTGGTGTTGTATTCATGGTAATGTAATTTATGGTTTGGATTTTTGTCTCATTTATCTCATTGTAAATATTTATCATTAATTTCTTTACATAGGATGTACAGATGACTATGAAACCCTCACACCCTTGTATATGCCACTGCAGAaaggtctgtgtgtttgtattttgaaGTATCTCGATATATATAGATCTGGATCTTCTTGCACTATGTTTTGGTTTACTTTTTCTGAATCAAATCTATCTGCAACAGGAGCTACAGATGTCTATGAAACAATTAAATCATCCAAGGACTATCAAGAAGGTAGAATATTAAACATTTCATATAAAATTTCAACCAAGGGGATTGTTTTCAATATTCCTGCTATGTATTTGTGGTAAACACATAAAGGTACCATATAGAGCAGTCATGGACCTGACAGTGAAAGATAATTTTACTTTATTATCAAAACTAAGTATTTATTGAAAGTTAATCTGGAATTTATGATGACCATCCTGCTaacctctctcttcctttgtaCTGTAGATTATGAGGAGGGATATGACGATGTGGATGTCACTGATATTTGAGAAAATGAAAAATATGTAACTTGaacagtgagagggagagaaatagaggtaAGGACATAAAATGTCCACTGAATATTTGAAAGTTGAATGATGCATGGTTCACTGGATGAGGAATTATAAAAGAAGTATGATGTAAGTTATGCCAGTATCATAAacatgctaattaccaaccactTTGTTCGAAAAttcttaaaacaacaatgttttttaatacttcaaaataacatttgctaaatgaacctagTGCCTGGTGAGTCAGAGGAGGAGCAGGGCCTGGAAGCACCCCATAGAGCCCAGAGCCTCCAAGTGGTGCAATCTGTCCCTCCAGTCATGCAGCCCGAGAAGAGGAGGATCAGGTGGCCTCAAGCAtgtaaaataattcagtggaaatgcatggattcagttgcttccagtagcagcaactggaatccatgcatttccatggaattatttttggaatcggatcccttatcatacctgtttgttcgtactcgtcgctcgacttatcgtgactaaattcaagatggtgtcgaacggtaaaattccttaaggtactgtctgtataaatcgtcatgtaaataaactaccagtgctttttcaaagttctccatgtctcgttgtaaatgtcaaggccctcggaagtctaccaatgaagtatggagctactttgagcctcgtaaatggtgtaaaacagtgatttatttgcatggctaggccgatgcctgaggcaccacaacgaaacactgttggtagcattggctaactagcgccagatttctgagtacaggggacaagctgaggtgagctatgagacatacgttcacactcggtatcatgtttcaacacactttaggtcaaaatcacaccggaattatcctttaaatttaatttaaaataTATCCTTATAGTTCTGTTTGTTACATAACATGTTTCATATATTGGAAATAATAAAGAGTGAATAATTCCTTGTTTCGTTGGCCTCATGTATTCACATAAAATACTGACACTTGATACTGACTGAAGACATCTGCAGTTCATCCTTAGACGGAAGACAACATTTGAGGAACATGCACAGTGATAGCTGCATCAGTCAGTTGTCTCACACTTGTCAAAGAAACACTTTGTGACCTCATCCTAAAACCAACAACCCAGAGCCCCACGGCTTATAACACTGCGGAAGAGTTCGGTGAGAGTTTCAGGTGTATTCTTTCTCCCTAATGAAAGGCAGGTGTGAGAGTATCACTCAGGTATTGGAGCTGTCCAGGGTGCTGAATAGTTCTGTACCTGAGTAGTCATGGGTTTACGACCCCACATGCAGATTTTCAAACATTATATTAACATGCATGTGTATAAGCCTTTATTTCTACTTTGTTAGATACAAAACATATGTCCTCACCTCACCCACGTTATCCAGTTTCATGAGGGGCCACAGTGCTCACTGGAGCCCCCaataatatatagtattattgggggctccagaattattgtcagtcatagggcccaaattcTCTAGCAGAGCCCCTGCAGACACATAATGCAAATAAGCAGTGAGTGCCCAACTTAGTGATACTGCCAAGGGAAAAGATCACTGCTAATTGAGAAAGTAAtcaacagtgtttcccatacattgacttatggcggcccaccacaatgtcaacattaaccaccacacaatgattttccaggttgtactaaattgtgcttaaatctggttagcatcataaccacgctgcgctaatttgttaaaaactgttgcattcaagttaattctgcaaaccacaaataaaatttaattctgtgggaaacactgaatcaATATTGCATTGCACCTAAAATGAAGTATGTCTACTCTCTAAAATATCCATATGTTTTAATAATGGTCTTCTCCTCAATTTTACTCCTGACaaccagggttctaaattaacttttttgatcaccaggcaatgtggctggtaactttctagccaatcagaatttctactAGCCAACTTTTTTCCGGTGAAAATAAGAGAATTATGAGTTTATGagatcagggatggattactgcacgggcctaccgggcccaggcccaggggcccaaggggtcagggggccctgaagcccaagcctttgcatggaatcattgcctcaatatcaacaaatcaggatgtaggctatgaatctgattgaatttagtattggccatccccaaaatgcaccagaatacaggaaatcacatcaaacaaattaaaaatgttctgggggaggacccccaacccccccccctcccacatatacaaaaatgaatggggggcccttaatacatctgggcccaggggcctgaaggttcataatccgcccatgtatgagatgagtgtcactgaatgcatttgatcATTTTCATAACATTGTTGGCATGAATACATACATCAAAATATACACttaataaaaaggagatatcaattatcatcaacaatgacaagccagttggaacctgccacttgttttctctccctctcgtgcgtgctcaGACgcattctcaattaaatggagtagcatagggcctacgttcaagttggatctttatagagaggacccaaaaaagtatcatctttatgtaacatgctgttggtgcatgttgacattgtatactttctctaacaagagtgaaaaacagtttgcagcacagctactatttattggctaaatattagtccctcctctgtctctcggtGCTCTACGGACAGTGCGTCatgcgtgtggtggtggtgatcactgatcaggcaactttttaaaactgaTAATTTtcacatatagaccctttcaacaaggtaaacaaaaacaatgcttgaacattctatttggttcccaatctacttcctctgcattaagataacatatggaatgttaaaacggaagccttgtggggccaactatgatgctgataatggaactctcttgaaagggtccatacaagCTCACATTCAtgttcctctccatcttcagctaactccatagacaactagatgtaccgcagagcggtacaaaatatgaccgccgcccagtccagcacattttttccacaaaaataaatcacgctgaaaggcatatatgattctcactggtatctgctagacaattagtaccaaaacatgattagttcatagatttcacatgtaaaattcattttatacaactcCACCCCCATCTtacctgttcataattctgagaaattcttgaattgtgtgcatgtgtgcgtgcacacgtttatgtgtgtgtgtgtgtgtgtgtgtgtgtgtgtgtgtgcgtgtgtgtgtgcctgtgtatgtgcctgtgcatatgtctactgtgtgagtatgtgtcatacgtatgattactgtgaatgtatgtgtgtgcgtgtgtatctgtttatgcacatgtgtgcatatggaatgggttaacataaatgtacacataaattattttattgtaaggccccccatgaacgaaagttcacgaaacttggcgtgcattcagagggtgtcataatgacccTACACTTCCAatgttgtgcagttttgaccatgtcagagatacctgcaattacaacatcccattttttttaacccctttttcatttttaactaggtggcgctatacatgaaatgagtggttatgggatgggttgacatggccccttaagaccaacatacaaaaaaatggtggtcctcctaggccctacaattctcgagatattcacagaaaactgtgcccgtcctaccctcctttcgggggttcCAGTCTGGTGGCGGGACAatagttccatgctatcctcGTGGGGCTACATGACCACCAGGTTTCATGCACCcctgtctttcagtgtcccgggaatccttgacggaaaattacACATGCgggaaaaaaaaatggaagattAAAAACTCTGAGTAAACCTATTTGAGCGCTGCTTCCACAAGTAAACCATAACTTTACGTTTAAAATCCTTTATCGTTTATGCCAGTTTAAAATTAAGTGGAAGACTATTCCATAAAATAAATACGTTGGGGCTACACCATTACATTAATGATATTGTACATATGATTGAATTTAAGTTGTTCAACCCTAAGGCAGGAACTCTACCCTCTTAAACTCATTAATTTCAACATGATACCTGGAGGGTTTAAACTTTAGACCATATGAAGCAGATCATATTGTTTTGCATAACCTGCAtcttatttttcattttcatcgTCAGGCCAATGTGCCATGCTGAGCGTGCATAAGCAAAATGGCACTGAATGAGTACTGAGACAaggagtttttcttttttttttggagtcAAACTGCCTTGTATTACGGTATAAGAATTTCAATTTGCAGGCACTCTTGTTCAGTAATTTCTCTGCAATGGAATATCCTGACTGTTTCTGGTCCAGTGAAATACTGTACCTAGATATGTAACAGTGTCCTTTGcttcaatttcattttcattacATGT
This genomic stretch from Alosa sapidissima isolate fAloSap1 chromosome 16, fAloSap1.pri, whole genome shotgun sequence harbors:
- the LOC121684739 gene encoding Fc receptor-like protein 5 isoform X8, which translates into the protein MELSPVGLLLVLMLCSYSEHAAGQGTSKAVLVLDPVQTQFYTGESVTLRCSIEGQGTSGWKFSWYRDGSHVYPPEVWSDKNGYAIQTLHESHSGDYTCIGLKNNIEYSKRSEKVKLQVSERPKAAVTLTPASRDVFRGDSVTLRCDIPEGRNTDWDYSWYFNRNPFSPVASSQEHSISSAEYHHSGDYTCRGVQRRTTQSSDISDLVTLTVSERPKAVVFLSPSWSPVFSGESVTLTCSIQGESPSDWRHSWYRGGQQVHPQRGWSASNEYRLQSVQEAHRGVYSCQGSRRRDERVSSKSDDLTLTVSKRTKAAVTLTPVTASRDVFRGDSVTLRCDIPEGRNTDWDYSWYFNRYPISPVASSQEHSISSAEYHHSGDYTCRGVQRRTTQSSDISDLVTLTVSARPAATLTVTPQSPVFTGESVTLSCDIKSYSGWTYKWFKDKSNKVVSTGSTFTLKEVSESHCGEYWCQGERRERPTSSQSSSKTTIEVKAPKPKLTLSPGHQLSTGESVTLRCELGVPSGLVFYWYRHTQTSDPVAQTDGNSYNISSGKVSDGGQYWCRAGRGDPILIYTQYSDVAEIKFTDGDVILESPVHPVTEGDPLTLHCRYRHQPSNISADFYKDGTHLQTSTKGEMTIPAVSKSHEGLYKCRNPERGESPESWVTVRVSDAGSSMLVVAVGVVMGLLVAFALVISLVLLHRSFKVKGSGTMKRNPFLCPFRDQKHQTTEHNSDPDQRTNQISDQDQRTNQSSKQDQSQSAGRQGAQSEYMPLQKRCTDDYETLTPLYMPLQKGATDVYETIKSSKDYQEDYEEGYDDVDVTDI